The Corynebacterium suranareeae genome window below encodes:
- a CDS encoding penicillin-binding transpeptidase domain-containing protein, producing MNRSIRITSIFSLILILVLIANLTWIQAFRDDELAQNPLNARGFLEAKSTPRGQISAGGQVLAESSQDDQGYYQRSYITNPSAYAPVVGYLSDIYGAAGLELGYNSVLNGSDPSLFTSQWLDVISGSPSHGANIELTLDTNAQQTAYEQLSQSGYEGAVVALRPSTGEVLAMASSPSYDPNQIVDPATAEQAWEEYTSSEGAPLLNHATQESLPPGSIFKIITTAAALENGYSADSTVTAEAAVTLPGTNTTLTNYGGQTCAGGGTTTLLTAFQLSCNTAFVETGIDVGVDALRAAAEDFGVGQTYDLGLSNVPGGLGEIPDDAALGQSSIGQRDVEMNVLQAAVMAGTVSNGGVRMEPYLVSKVTGQDLSELSTHKPKSVGGVEPEIAEQLKTLMEASERNTSGYAGIQIASKTGTAEHGDENTPPHTWYVAFNNDVAVAVLVKNGGGFGTGATGGQVAAPIGRAVLQAAGGF from the coding sequence ATGAACCGCTCGATCCGAATCACCTCCATCTTCTCGTTGATTTTGATCTTGGTGCTCATTGCAAACCTCACCTGGATTCAGGCGTTTAGGGATGATGAGCTTGCCCAAAATCCACTTAATGCTCGTGGCTTCTTGGAGGCAAAGTCCACTCCTCGTGGGCAGATCTCTGCTGGTGGCCAAGTGCTCGCGGAGTCTAGTCAAGATGATCAGGGCTATTACCAGCGAAGCTACATCACCAACCCTTCTGCGTATGCCCCAGTGGTGGGTTACCTTTCCGATATTTATGGCGCAGCGGGATTGGAATTGGGATACAACTCTGTTCTTAACGGCAGTGACCCTTCCCTATTTACCTCCCAGTGGTTGGATGTCATTTCTGGCAGCCCCTCCCATGGAGCAAATATTGAGCTGACATTGGACACCAATGCTCAGCAAACTGCCTATGAGCAATTAAGCCAAAGCGGCTACGAGGGAGCTGTTGTGGCACTTCGCCCAAGCACGGGTGAGGTGCTCGCCATGGCGTCTTCACCAAGCTATGACCCCAATCAGATTGTGGATCCAGCAACAGCAGAACAAGCATGGGAGGAATACACCTCTTCAGAAGGTGCACCATTGCTCAATCATGCCACGCAGGAATCCCTGCCTCCTGGTTCTATTTTCAAGATCATCACCACTGCAGCCGCGCTGGAAAACGGCTACTCTGCTGATTCCACCGTGACAGCAGAAGCAGCAGTTACTTTGCCAGGCACGAACACCACGTTGACTAACTATGGTGGCCAGACCTGTGCAGGTGGTGGAACCACTACCCTGCTCACTGCTTTCCAGCTGTCCTGTAACACTGCGTTTGTTGAAACCGGCATTGATGTCGGCGTGGATGCTCTACGTGCTGCTGCCGAGGATTTCGGTGTGGGACAAACCTATGATCTTGGTTTGAGCAATGTTCCTGGTGGCTTGGGTGAAATCCCAGATGATGCAGCTTTGGGCCAGTCCAGCATCGGACAGCGTGACGTGGAAATGAATGTTTTGCAAGCTGCTGTCATGGCAGGCACCGTATCCAATGGTGGCGTGCGCATGGAGCCTTATTTGGTTTCTAAAGTTACTGGTCAGGATTTAAGTGAACTAAGCACTCATAAGCCAAAATCAGTAGGTGGCGTTGAACCAGAAATTGCCGAACAGCTCAAGACTCTGATGGAAGCATCAGAACGCAATACGTCTGGTTATGCAGGTATTCAGATTGCGTCCAAGACTGGCACGGCAGAACATGGTGATGAAAACACACCACCTCACACCTGGTACGTGGCGTTTAACAATGATGTGGCTGTTGCTGTGTTGGTGAAAAATGGCGGTGGATTTGGCACTGGTGCAACTGGTGGTCAGGTCGCAGCCCCAATTGGCCGAGCTGTGCTTCAGGCAGCCGGAGGATTTTAA
- a CDS encoding FtsW/RodA/SpoVE family cell cycle protein — MNTLERLKLRRKEMWLLILATLVVSIMFISLELAMGNELGAHILMLIGGYIGVFIVAHLAMAWVAPYADQIMLPVVAVLNGIGLVMIYRLDNATGYNTVNSQLMWTFVGVVLMVAVLLLLRDHKSLSRYSYILGVVGIVLLALPLVWPQPGGVEARIWIWLGPFSIQPGEFSKILLLLFFAQLLATKRALFTVAGYRFLGMDFPRLRDLAPILVVWALAILIMAGANDFGPALLLFTTVLAMVYLATGRGSWLLIGAVLVAVGAFAVYQVSAKIQERVQNFVDPVAHYDTTGYQLSQSLFGMSWGGITGTGIGQGYPNMIPVVHSDFILAAIGEELGLVGLAAIIVLFGVFVTRGMRTATLARDSYGKLVASGLSMTIMIQIFVVVAGISSLMPMTGLTTPFMSQGGSSLMANYILLAIILRISDSARRPLMSKPAAEVSA; from the coding sequence ATGAACACGCTTGAACGATTAAAGCTGCGTCGCAAGGAAATGTGGCTGTTGATACTGGCCACACTCGTTGTGTCGATCATGTTCATCAGCCTCGAGCTGGCCATGGGCAATGAATTAGGCGCGCATATTCTCATGCTGATCGGTGGATACATTGGTGTATTTATCGTGGCGCACTTAGCTATGGCGTGGGTAGCCCCCTATGCCGATCAGATCATGCTGCCGGTGGTGGCGGTGCTCAACGGCATTGGTTTGGTGATGATTTACCGCCTCGATAACGCCACTGGATACAACACGGTTAATAGCCAATTGATGTGGACTTTTGTTGGTGTTGTGCTGATGGTGGCTGTGTTGTTGCTGCTGCGTGATCACAAGTCTTTGTCTCGCTATTCCTACATTTTGGGTGTGGTGGGCATTGTGCTGCTGGCGCTGCCGCTGGTGTGGCCACAGCCAGGTGGCGTAGAAGCCCGCATTTGGATTTGGCTTGGGCCTTTTTCCATTCAGCCTGGTGAGTTCTCTAAGATTTTGCTGCTGTTGTTCTTTGCTCAGCTGCTAGCAACCAAGCGCGCGTTGTTTACCGTTGCCGGTTACCGCTTCTTGGGCATGGATTTCCCTCGTCTACGCGACCTCGCACCGATTCTTGTGGTGTGGGCTTTGGCGATTTTGATCATGGCTGGCGCAAATGACTTTGGTCCAGCACTGTTGCTGTTTACCACCGTGTTGGCCATGGTGTACTTGGCTACCGGCCGTGGTTCTTGGCTGCTGATCGGTGCAGTCCTGGTGGCTGTGGGTGCATTTGCGGTGTACCAAGTTTCTGCCAAGATCCAAGAACGTGTGCAAAACTTTGTCGATCCTGTAGCCCACTATGACACCACCGGCTACCAGCTGTCCCAGTCTTTGTTTGGCATGAGCTGGGGTGGAATCACCGGCACCGGAATTGGTCAGGGTTATCCCAACATGATCCCGGTTGTGCACTCCGACTTCATCTTGGCTGCCATTGGTGAAGAGCTAGGCCTTGTGGGTCTTGCTGCCATCATCGTGTTGTTTGGTGTGTTTGTCACTCGTGGCATGCGTACTGCAACATTGGCTCGCGATAGTTACGGCAAACTTGTGGCATCGGGACTATCGATGACCATTATGATCCAGATCTTCGTGGTTGTTGCAGGTATTTCTTCCCTGATGCCGATGACCGGTTTAACCACTCCATTTATGTCGCAGGGTGGTTCCTCATTGATGGCTAACTACATCTTGTTGGCAATCATTTTGCGGATTTCTGACAGTGCACGCCGACCACTGATGTCTAAGCCAGCTGCGGAGGTGTCTGCATGA
- a CDS encoding PP2C family protein-serine/threonine phosphatase — translation MLKLKYAVASDRGLVRGNNEDSAYAGPHLLALADGMGGHAAGEIASQTMINHLRALDVDPGDNDMLALVGMVADEANAAIADGIAEDPARDGMGTTLTAFMFNGRDLAMCHVGDSRGYVLRDDKLVQVTVDDTFVQSLVAEGKLDPEDVSTHPQRSLILKAYTGHPVVPTLEQFPALPGDRLLLCSDGLSDPVTHSTIEETLRIGTPQDAATKLVELALRSGGPDNVTVIVSDVVEVSEEEAAEEASAPLTAGALNGEQPEDPRPDTAAGRAAAITRRPQVIDPAPKISDAGTEDVPTIEEPPEKSSSKLAVLIVALVILIGVVAAGWWGYSRIDSTFYVAVNDEEAITVEQGVDYRIFGKDLHSEFQVACLNEAGTLSLKESCENGTSFKLDDLPASVRGNVAGLPSGSYDEVQAQMQRLAAQALPVCVNKEVTTGGDRNEPGVNCREVS, via the coding sequence ATGTTGAAACTTAAATATGCGGTGGCATCTGACCGGGGGCTGGTTCGCGGAAACAATGAGGATTCTGCGTATGCTGGCCCGCATTTGTTGGCGTTGGCTGATGGCATGGGCGGCCATGCTGCAGGTGAGATCGCGTCCCAGACGATGATTAATCATTTGCGTGCGCTTGATGTTGATCCTGGTGACAACGATATGTTGGCGTTGGTCGGCATGGTTGCGGATGAAGCCAATGCGGCGATCGCCGATGGCATCGCTGAGGACCCGGCGCGCGATGGCATGGGTACGACGTTGACGGCGTTTATGTTTAACGGGCGTGACCTGGCAATGTGCCACGTCGGCGATAGTCGCGGTTATGTGCTTCGCGACGATAAGTTGGTGCAGGTTACCGTCGACGATACATTTGTTCAGTCGTTGGTCGCTGAGGGCAAGCTTGATCCAGAGGATGTTTCAACTCACCCTCAGCGTTCTTTAATTCTTAAGGCTTATACCGGCCACCCTGTGGTCCCTACGTTGGAGCAATTCCCGGCACTGCCTGGGGATCGTTTGTTGTTATGCTCGGATGGTCTGTCTGATCCGGTTACGCATTCCACCATTGAAGAAACGTTGCGTATCGGTACCCCGCAGGATGCGGCTACCAAGTTAGTGGAGCTGGCGCTGCGTTCTGGTGGGCCAGACAATGTAACGGTGATTGTCTCTGATGTTGTGGAAGTCTCTGAGGAAGAAGCAGCAGAGGAAGCATCAGCACCGTTAACGGCTGGAGCACTCAATGGTGAGCAGCCGGAAGATCCGCGTCCTGATACAGCTGCGGGCCGTGCTGCAGCAATCACGCGGCGTCCCCAAGTAATTGATCCGGCGCCTAAGATATCGGATGCTGGAACGGAGGATGTTCCCACGATTGAGGAGCCACCGGAGAAAAGTTCCAGCAAACTTGCGGTTTTGATCGTAGCCCTGGTCATCCTCATCGGTGTAGTTGCCGCAGGATGGTGGGGCTACTCCCGTATTGACAGCACTTTTTATGTCGCTGTCAATGATGAAGAAGCCATCACCGTGGAACAGGGTGTGGATTACCGCATCTTTGGCAAGGATTTGCATTCGGAATTCCAGGTGGCGTGTCTGAATGAAGCTGGCACGTTGTCTCTCAAGGAATCCTGTGAAAACGGTACTTCTTTCAAGTTGGATGATTTACCGGCGTCTGTTCGCGGTAATGTCGCAGGGCTACCGTCTGGTTCTTATGACGAAGTCCAGGCGCAAATGCAGCGCTTAGCTGCGCAAGCGTTGCCGGTGTGTGTGAATAAGGAAGTAACCACCGGTGGCGATAGGAATGAACCCGGAGTCAATTGCAGGGAGGTGTCATGA
- a CDS encoding FHA domain-containing protein FhaB/FipA yields the protein MDSLVLLGLRVALLVVLWFFVLMALRAMRADLKVTGQASTSNSVAAPQGLARAFNRSSPPRLLTVVEGPLAGSSIEVSEDMTMGRSPECTFVVGDDYASGMHARVFKRGSEWFVEDLDSRNGTFVGGTRIDQPEQIAVGTDIRIGRTTVRLVP from the coding sequence ATGGATTCTCTGGTCCTTCTTGGGCTTCGCGTTGCGTTGCTTGTGGTGTTGTGGTTTTTCGTTTTGATGGCGCTGCGCGCTATGAGGGCGGATTTGAAAGTGACGGGTCAGGCGTCGACAAGCAATTCCGTCGCGGCACCGCAGGGCTTGGCGCGCGCGTTTAACCGTTCCAGCCCACCTCGTCTTTTGACGGTGGTGGAGGGCCCGCTGGCTGGCTCTTCGATTGAGGTGTCGGAGGATATGACGATGGGCCGCAGCCCGGAATGCACGTTTGTTGTGGGCGATGATTATGCCTCCGGCATGCATGCCCGTGTGTTTAAGCGTGGCTCGGAGTGGTTTGTGGAGGATCTGGATTCGCGTAACGGCACGTTTGTTGGTGGTACGCGCATTGATCAGCCTGAGCAGATTGCGGTGGGCACGGATATCCGTATTGGTCGTACAACAGTGAGGCTTGTTCCCTGA
- a CDS encoding DUF3662 and FHA domain-containing protein, with amino-acid sequence MATSSRIANAMNSLAKLDSSMQRGLDNALAFVFRGRVVPAELEELLKQEAEDNVVHTEYGYVEAPNVFKVSVSPNDFSNLVDRFPDQPPRFGDQMMRFCRNSGWTLVGPVVVLIEEDSSLHTGQLKSVSEKDPDPELSSGYLPLEGDGILPVAESESKNVSDSSPYTGTEFLPAQSAERPLVQGVSQSQVDAHRQGGLKPAGPTVTLLLQDGSSRTYVVQEGSNIIGRSNDADLRLPDTGVSRQHVEITWDGRDAILVDLKSTNGTTVNDTPVDNWLLADGDVITVGHSNIEVRIVSP; translated from the coding sequence ATGGCTACTTCAAGTCGTATAGCTAATGCTATGAACAGTTTGGCCAAGCTGGACAGTTCTATGCAGCGCGGCCTTGATAATGCGTTGGCGTTTGTTTTCCGTGGTCGTGTTGTTCCGGCGGAGCTTGAGGAGCTGTTGAAGCAGGAGGCTGAGGACAATGTGGTTCATACTGAGTATGGCTATGTTGAGGCGCCGAATGTTTTTAAAGTTTCGGTAAGTCCGAATGATTTTAGTAATCTCGTCGATCGTTTCCCTGATCAGCCGCCTCGTTTTGGTGATCAGATGATGAGGTTTTGCAGGAACAGTGGCTGGACGTTGGTTGGGCCGGTGGTTGTGTTGATTGAAGAGGATTCTTCGTTGCATACGGGCCAGTTGAAGTCGGTTTCGGAGAAGGATCCGGATCCGGAGTTAAGTAGCGGTTATCTGCCTTTGGAAGGCGACGGCATCCTGCCGGTCGCAGAAAGTGAGTCGAAGAACGTGTCTGACAGTTCCCCTTACACTGGTACGGAGTTTTTGCCGGCGCAGTCAGCTGAGCGGCCTCTTGTGCAGGGTGTGTCGCAGTCTCAGGTGGATGCGCATCGCCAGGGTGGTTTGAAGCCTGCGGGACCTACTGTGACTTTGCTGCTGCAGGATGGTTCGAGCCGTACTTATGTGGTGCAGGAGGGTTCGAACATTATTGGTCGTAGTAATGATGCGGATCTTCGTTTGCCGGATACTGGTGTGTCTCGTCAGCATGTGGAGATCACGTGGGATGGTCGGGATGCCATTTTGGTTGATTTGAAGTCAACTAATGGCACAACAGTCAATGACACTCCGGTGGATAATTGGTTGTTGGCTGATGGTGATGTAATTACGGTGGGTCATTCCAATATTGAAGTTCGTATTGTTAGTCCCTAG
- a CDS encoding CHAT domain-containing protein, giving the protein MSARLYQGQLDSKRKQRVDAEKKTGEFRIKESTKRADAAKARLSASRSKNQSTIQSKLREADRRESEAETAGKEANRWQAKASGYAKEELNLEIKLARAKQMEADAVERKRKREQLARERREIAERTELQSRISHSELTIDRALRQLPAPKSEKLRVLILGASSSGDLRVGREQKRIRAAVESALHRDQIDLDVRPAATTDDLLDGITKFRPHIVHFSGHSNDELIVFERELDEPHEGAIISAHAFARALSATDDPPLLILLNSCNSATQIGDLVEQVAPFAIGMANVISDGDAINYAAQFYAAVANGQSINSAHMAGQARLELDGLDSADLPTLAFAPDVDPGLTVLVSPPA; this is encoded by the coding sequence ATGAGTGCCAGACTGTATCAGGGACAGCTTGATAGTAAGCGCAAGCAAAGAGTGGACGCGGAAAAGAAGACAGGTGAGTTTCGGATAAAAGAATCTACTAAGCGAGCAGACGCCGCCAAAGCGAGATTAAGTGCGTCGAGGTCCAAAAATCAGTCCACCATTCAAAGTAAACTTCGAGAAGCTGATCGAAGAGAAAGTGAAGCTGAAACTGCAGGGAAAGAGGCAAATCGCTGGCAAGCTAAAGCATCTGGGTATGCAAAAGAAGAACTGAATTTAGAAATAAAACTAGCCAGGGCAAAGCAAATGGAAGCCGATGCTGTAGAACGGAAACGAAAGCGTGAACAGCTAGCCAGGGAGAGGCGTGAGATTGCTGAGAGAACAGAATTGCAGTCTCGAATTAGCCATTCAGAATTAACTATTGATCGTGCGTTGCGACAGCTTCCTGCTCCAAAATCAGAAAAGTTGAGAGTCTTAATTCTCGGAGCGTCATCTTCAGGAGATCTTCGGGTTGGACGAGAACAGAAACGCATCCGAGCGGCTGTTGAGTCAGCGCTACATCGAGATCAGATTGACCTTGATGTTAGACCTGCGGCTACAACAGATGATTTGCTCGATGGAATCACTAAATTTCGACCTCATATTGTGCATTTTTCTGGACACAGCAATGATGAGCTGATTGTGTTTGAGAGAGAGTTGGATGAACCTCACGAAGGAGCGATTATTAGTGCCCATGCATTCGCCCGAGCACTTTCAGCGACTGATGATCCGCCACTGCTCATTTTGTTGAATTCTTGTAATTCAGCGACACAAATCGGTGATCTTGTGGAACAAGTAGCTCCCTTTGCAATTGGAATGGCGAATGTGATTAGCGACGGTGATGCAATTAATTACGCCGCTCAGTTTTATGCTGCAGTTGCCAACGGGCAATCGATTAATTCTGCTCACATGGCTGGACAAGCGCGACTTGAACTTGATGGGCTTGATAGCGCAGACCTGCCTACCTTAGCGTTTGCTCCTGATGTTGATCCAGGGTTAACTGTACTAGTATCTCCCCCTGCATGA
- a CDS encoding FAD-dependent oxidoreductase, whose translation MSKSSTSTKTITADRTCDVLVIGSGASGLATALAAAHQGLDVIVAEKEKYFGGTTAISAGWAWVPGNPKGAKTTGDSREEVETYLKALAPEHYNEAGVNAFLDTVPEAISFFENNTEVNFVYPEKAPDYQMDLPGARLSGRAILPDDADARMLGDRRRELQPYLSSYTVFGYMPQVGADLNQVLHANRSIKSFLYVAAKLTRTWFDAAIHGQPLKRTNGSALITRMVKSALDAGVKIWTSTPVESLIQESDGSISGAILGGVHSGKVKARMGVVLAGGGFTGNTSLRSQFFPHDPHGTNHITPTVGHDGSSAEMAIQAGGHINDDLFAPGSWAPITAFKQLRDGRQRLFPHLRQIGLPGMITVDRTGKRFGNEALSYHDFGRQLLEHDKDHDDTYAWIIADEACMHTYGIGYAKPWPIPRKYFHNIGFLHKANTLRELATKIGADPKTLEATVNRFNTFAEKGVDDDFGRGSTAYNHFRGDPDHKPNPNLATLDKDPYYAVKIQMGDLGSFAGIDVDNHSAVINSAGEPIRGLFSVGASAVSVFGGGYPGYGSHIGPALVFGYRMGRDIAKLSQESLSYATENTG comes from the coding sequence TTGAGTAAGTCCTCTACCTCTACCAAGACAATCACCGCCGACCGAACCTGCGATGTCCTTGTTATCGGCTCAGGCGCATCAGGGCTTGCCACCGCACTTGCGGCAGCACACCAGGGACTTGATGTCATCGTCGCAGAGAAAGAAAAGTACTTTGGCGGCACCACCGCGATTTCTGCTGGTTGGGCGTGGGTTCCTGGAAACCCCAAAGGAGCAAAAACCACTGGCGATAGCCGTGAAGAAGTAGAAACCTACCTCAAAGCATTAGCACCGGAGCATTACAACGAAGCTGGCGTCAATGCATTCTTGGATACCGTTCCAGAAGCCATCAGCTTCTTTGAAAACAACACCGAGGTGAACTTTGTCTACCCAGAAAAAGCACCCGACTACCAAATGGATCTCCCCGGTGCTCGTCTCAGTGGCCGCGCAATCCTTCCCGATGATGCCGATGCACGCATGCTGGGTGATCGCCGTCGAGAACTACAGCCCTACTTGAGCAGTTACACCGTTTTTGGATACATGCCTCAAGTCGGCGCAGACCTCAACCAAGTCCTCCACGCCAACCGTTCCATCAAATCTTTCCTCTATGTTGCAGCAAAACTCACCCGCACCTGGTTCGATGCAGCCATCCACGGTCAGCCACTCAAACGAACCAACGGTTCCGCATTGATTACCCGCATGGTGAAATCAGCACTCGATGCAGGTGTCAAAATCTGGACCTCCACACCTGTTGAATCCCTCATTCAGGAATCCGACGGCTCAATTTCTGGAGCAATCCTTGGCGGCGTTCACTCCGGCAAGGTAAAAGCTCGGATGGGTGTTGTACTAGCTGGCGGAGGTTTTACCGGAAACACATCCCTACGCAGCCAATTCTTCCCTCACGATCCTCACGGCACCAACCACATCACCCCCACCGTTGGCCACGATGGATCAAGTGCGGAAATGGCGATCCAAGCAGGTGGCCACATCAACGACGACCTCTTCGCACCAGGATCCTGGGCACCGATCACCGCATTCAAACAGCTTCGCGACGGCCGCCAACGCCTCTTCCCACACCTTCGCCAAATCGGCCTACCCGGCATGATCACCGTCGACCGCACAGGAAAACGCTTCGGAAATGAAGCCCTAAGCTACCACGACTTTGGGCGCCAGCTTCTCGAACACGACAAAGACCACGACGATACCTACGCCTGGATCATCGCCGACGAAGCCTGCATGCACACCTACGGAATCGGCTACGCAAAACCATGGCCCATCCCCCGCAAGTACTTCCATAACATCGGCTTTCTCCACAAAGCAAACACGCTCCGCGAACTAGCCACCAAGATCGGCGCAGATCCCAAAACACTTGAAGCCACCGTCAACCGCTTCAACACCTTTGCTGAAAAGGGAGTCGATGATGACTTTGGCCGAGGCTCCACCGCCTACAACCACTTCCGCGGCGATCCCGACCACAAACCAAATCCCAACCTCGCCACCTTGGACAAGGATCCTTATTACGCCGTGAAAATCCAGATGGGTGACCTTGGGTCCTTCGCTGGAATTGATGTTGATAATCACTCAGCCGTCATCAATTCCGCAGGAGAACCAATTCGCGGACTCTTCTCTGTCGGTGCCTCAGCAGTGTCAGTATTCGGCGGCGGCTACCCAGGTTATGGCTCCCACATCGGACCAGCCTTGGTGTTTGGCTATCGCATGGGACGCGATATTGCGAAGCTATCGCAAGAAAGTTTGTCGTATGCAACCGAAAATACTGGTTAG
- a CDS encoding MFS transporter: MASFLGSTLEYYDFFIYGTAAALVFPKLFFPDGNPAIATIAAFATFGVAYIARPLGGLVMGHFGDRLGRKNVLLVTLLIMGIASLSIGLLPTYSQIGIWATVLLVVARLAQGFSAGAEAAGASSLTLEHSPEGRRGFFNSFIMTGYASGMVLSTLVFIPVAALPEAQMMSWGWRIPFLLSVVVLIIAFWVRTHLDETPVFEDEVADQQKKLPAGEVLKYQGADVLRVLMMSIFSVMQTIFTVFGLSYATSHGGFERSSILAVNATAIGLSMIMMPLAGRLSDRIGRKPLLLTAMFGCGFTIFVYFLALGTGNIWLVFGASFLFMTVLYSGFNGIWTSFFAELFAAPVRYTGMAMGNQLGLVVAGFGPMIGGLLLNDGTYGWIPVAVFGAGCSLLAIIAVLSARETAFTDIKLLGEPYLKATGTWPTQQAVQHTKEPARSL, from the coding sequence CTGGCATCATTTCTTGGTTCCACACTTGAGTACTACGACTTCTTTATCTACGGCACTGCAGCAGCACTTGTTTTTCCAAAGCTGTTTTTCCCAGATGGAAACCCAGCGATTGCAACCATCGCAGCGTTTGCCACATTCGGCGTCGCGTATATCGCTCGTCCTTTAGGTGGGCTTGTCATGGGACACTTCGGTGACCGCCTTGGCCGCAAGAACGTTCTCCTGGTCACCCTGCTGATCATGGGTATTGCATCGCTTTCTATCGGTTTGCTTCCCACGTATTCGCAGATCGGCATTTGGGCCACTGTTCTTCTCGTTGTCGCTCGCCTAGCTCAAGGTTTCTCAGCAGGTGCCGAGGCAGCTGGCGCCTCATCTCTTACCTTGGAGCACTCGCCAGAAGGTCGACGCGGCTTTTTCAATTCCTTCATCATGACTGGTTACGCATCCGGAATGGTGCTGTCCACCTTGGTCTTCATCCCAGTTGCAGCACTTCCTGAAGCACAAATGATGAGCTGGGGCTGGCGAATCCCCTTCCTTCTATCTGTCGTAGTCCTCATCATCGCTTTCTGGGTTCGAACACACCTTGATGAAACCCCAGTCTTTGAAGATGAAGTAGCAGACCAGCAGAAGAAACTTCCAGCCGGCGAAGTGTTGAAGTACCAAGGTGCAGACGTGCTGCGCGTGCTCATGATGTCCATTTTCTCTGTCATGCAGACCATCTTCACGGTATTCGGATTGTCGTACGCAACCAGCCACGGCGGATTTGAACGCTCCTCCATCCTGGCCGTTAACGCCACAGCCATCGGTCTATCCATGATCATGATGCCACTCGCCGGACGCCTTTCCGACAGAATCGGCCGCAAACCACTCCTCCTAACTGCCATGTTTGGCTGCGGTTTCACCATCTTCGTCTACTTCCTGGCCCTTGGCACCGGAAACATTTGGCTCGTCTTCGGCGCAAGTTTCCTATTCATGACCGTCCTGTACTCCGGTTTCAACGGAATCTGGACCAGCTTCTTCGCAGAACTTTTCGCCGCACCGGTGCGCTACACCGGCATGGCTATGGGCAATCAGCTCGGCCTGGTCGTGGCCGGTTTCGGCCCCATGATCGGAGGCCTTTTGCTTAACGACGGCACCTACGGCTGGATTCCAGTCGCCGTATTCGGTGCAGGTTGCTCCTTGCTGGCAATCATCGCAGTGCTCTCAGCACGTGAAACTGCATTCACCGATATCAAACTGCTCGGCGAGCCTTATCTCAAGGCAACCGGTACGTGGCCAACCCAGCAAGCAGTTCAGCACACCAAAGAACCTGCACGCAGCTTGTAA
- a CDS encoding Dabb family protein, whose protein sequence is MIRHVLMIRWKDSFTDDIRSKWVEGLEKLEGNIPGLLKLIHGHDILKTEKSWDHVIIADFTNTEAIAVYNTHPLHEAIKPYSLPNAEEIAYVDFEIP, encoded by the coding sequence ATGATCCGCCACGTTCTTATGATCCGGTGGAAAGATTCCTTCACCGACGATATTCGGAGCAAATGGGTCGAAGGCCTTGAAAAACTAGAAGGCAATATCCCTGGCCTGCTGAAACTTATCCACGGTCACGACATCTTAAAAACTGAAAAATCGTGGGATCACGTCATCATCGCTGATTTCACAAATACAGAAGCAATCGCTGTGTACAACACACATCCGTTGCATGAAGCGATCAAACCCTACTCCTTGCCAAACGCTGAAGAAATCGCCTACGTCGATTTCGAAATTCCCTGA